The Candidatus Omnitrophota bacterium genome includes a region encoding these proteins:
- a CDS encoding HPF/RaiA family ribosome-associated protein, translating to MKVVVKNFKLTAAFEKHVHLKMDGIEKKFSLDDVTITVSREKTSSSVQFLGRDVHGATLKIKCSALDAYAAVDKMRDVCKEKLARLKEKKSGQRRISEPAAPAPAERIRKVRISPMSRQEATDKMTSRNYNFWLFVDRETGVFTALYRKEDGEMCVAHPVFEE from the coding sequence GTGAAAGTAGTTGTAAAAAATTTTAAACTGACAGCGGCGTTCGAAAAACATGTCCATTTAAAAATGGACGGCATTGAAAAAAAATTTTCTCTGGACGATGTGACGATCACGGTGTCACGGGAGAAAACTTCATCCTCCGTCCAGTTCCTCGGCAGAGATGTCCATGGCGCGACGTTGAAAATCAAATGCTCCGCCCTTGACGCCTATGCGGCGGTTGATAAGATGAGAGATGTGTGCAAGGAAAAGCTCGCGCGCCTGAAAGAAAAGAAATCAGGCCAGCGCCGCATCTCCGAGCCCGCAGCGCCAGCGCCTGCAGAAAGAATAAGGAAAGTCAGGATATCCCCCATGTCCCGTCAGGAAGCCACCGATAAAATGACCAGCCGTAATTATAATTTTTGGCTTTTTGTCGACAGGGAAACGGGTGTTTTTACGGCCCTTTACCGTAAGGAGGACGGCGAGATGTGCGTGGCGCACCCCGTTTTTGAAGAGTAA
- a CDS encoding PTS sugar transporter subunit IIA: MKFSDYTKVSLLKPRTGAVSKKKVIEELVQILAENKIIPKKSVAPVCKAVLKREALGSTGIGQGVALPHVKIKGVKNISFVFTNSETGVEFNSLDGGPVNIIFLLIGPEKAGEEYIKALSLLARNLNDPYFRRALAAAKNGKEVMDILKKTEQ, from the coding sequence ATGAAATTCAGCGATTATACAAAAGTTTCTCTTCTAAAACCCCGCACGGGCGCTGTTTCCAAGAAAAAGGTGATAGAGGAGCTCGTTCAGATCCTCGCGGAAAATAAGATTATCCCGAAAAAATCCGTCGCTCCGGTTTGTAAAGCCGTGCTTAAAAGGGAAGCGCTCGGTTCCACGGGCATAGGCCAGGGCGTTGCTCTGCCGCACGTTAAAATCAAGGGCGTCAAAAACATAAGCTTCGTTTTCACCAATTCCGAGACAGGTGTCGAATTTAATTCTCTTGACGGCGGTCCGGTCAACATAATATTCCTTTTGATAGGCCCGGAAAAAGCCGGTGAGGAATACATAAAGGCCCTTTCCTTACTCGCCCGGAATTTGAACGATCCTTATTTCCGCAGGGCCCTCGCGGCGGCTAAAAACGGAAAAGAGGTTATGGACATTCTTAAAAAAACAGAACAATGA
- the lptB gene encoding LPS export ABC transporter ATP-binding protein, whose product MLKMLKTLNLVKNYGKKKAVRGVDISVKRREVVGLLGPNGAGKTTIFYSVTGIISPTSGQIILSGEDVSALPLFKRARLGLGYLAQEPSIFRGLSARENLRAVAEFIYSDRRLREEKIDALMEEMGIVSCAGTLAASLSGGEKRRVEIARVLLTNPSFLLLDEPFVGIDPIAVDDLKKLVIKLKEKNIGILITDHNVRDTLKIIDRAYLICEGSILLHGTSRELIDSEKAKEIYLGRNFEE is encoded by the coding sequence ATCCTAAAAATGCTGAAAACCCTTAATCTTGTAAAAAATTACGGTAAGAAAAAAGCTGTGCGCGGTGTTGATATTTCCGTGAAGCGCAGAGAAGTTGTCGGCCTCCTCGGCCCTAACGGCGCTGGCAAGACGACGATATTTTATTCCGTCACAGGTATTATAAGCCCCACATCCGGTCAGATCATTTTATCAGGCGAAGATGTCTCCGCGCTCCCCCTCTTTAAGAGAGCGAGGTTAGGACTGGGTTATCTCGCTCAGGAACCATCCATATTCAGGGGTCTCAGCGCCCGGGAGAATCTCCGGGCGGTGGCGGAGTTTATTTACAGTGACCGCCGGCTTCGGGAAGAAAAGATAGACGCCCTGATGGAAGAGATGGGTATTGTTTCCTGCGCGGGCACACTCGCCGCGAGCCTTTCCGGAGGTGAAAAAAGAAGGGTAGAGATAGCCAGGGTGCTTCTGACAAATCCGTCTTTTCTTTTGCTGGACGAGCCTTTTGTGGGTATAGATCCTATCGCGGTGGACGACCTTAAAAAACTTGTGATAAAACTGAAAGAAAAAAATATAGGGATACTGATAACCGACCACAATGTCAGGGATACCCTGAAGATTATAGATCGCGCTTATCTGATCTGCGAGGGCAGCATACTGCTGCACGGCACAAGCCGCGAACTCATAGATTCCGAAAAAGCGAAAGAAATATATTTAGGGAGGAATTTTGAGGAATGA